In Pseudomonadaceae bacterium SI-3, the sequence AAGCTGTGTTTTTGCATATGTACAAGGCAAAGGCATTGTAGAACATGCATCAATCCATATCGGTCAACGATGGCTCCTCCGATTTGATCTGAAAGACTTTTTTCATACAATAAAAACATCACGCATCTCAGGCTTACTTCGCCGCCCTCCGTACAGTCTCGCAAAAGGACCTGCTGAAACCATAGCCAGAATTTGCTCTAAAGATGGTCGTCTAACCCAAGGATCTCCATCCAGCCCAGTAATAAGCAACCTGCTATGCAAAGGACTCGACTATAAAATTAAAGAGCTAGCTGCAAAAAACAAATGCTATTACTCAAGATACGCAGACGATATTTTTATCTCTAATAATGGCAGCGTTTTTCCCTCAGCCATTGCAATACGCACCCTTGAAGGAACTGCCGAGCTTAGTCTCGCATTGCAAGAAATAGTGAGCGCCTCTGGGTTTCAAATAAACAAAAGTAAAACAACCCTAAGAATGCGTTCTGAGCGACAAATAGTTACCGGCATTATAGTCAATCGAAAGTCAAATATCCCCAAAGAATTTTTAAACTCCGTTAGAGCAGCCCTGTACGCTTGGGAACGCTTTGGACTAGAAGCAGCAGAGAACTATTGGCGAAAAAATATTGATCCCAAAAATGGATTTAACCAAGAAGACAAAGAAGGACCACGATTAAGATGGGTTATTAGAGGTAAAATTAATCATATTGCTCATGTCAAAGGCTACAGTGACTCCACGTTTCTATCGCTGGCACGACGACTCCAATCTCTTGATTCTAGCTATAAAATCGATGAGCAGAAAATACTGCACGCGCTGACGGATGAAATACATATATATACGGAGGGGATAACCGATACGAAACACATTGAAAGCGCTCTGAAAAACTTCAAGAAAAACCAAGAATTTTCAAATTTAAATTTAGTCTTAAAAACTCCTAGAAAGCCCGGAAGCGCATCACTGAAATCGCTGTGCGAAAGCTTAAGTGTGGCCCCACAAAAGCAACTAACCATATGCATTTTTGATCGTGACGAACCCAACATCATCAAAGAGATGGGCGGGTCGTCCAGCAACTACCGCGATCATACTAATAACGTATTTAGCATGATCATACCCACGCCTGATTTCCGGGATGCAAACGAACCACTATGCATCGAACATTTGTATAAAGACGAAGCAATCTATATCAAGGATTCGCACGGACGCAGATTATATTCGAAGCACGAATTTGACTCTTTGGGCTGCCATACACTGGAGCCAGGCTTGTTCTGCAGAATAAGTAAAAACACATTAATATACGATGACAACGTAATCGAGCTTTCTAAAAAAGCAAATATTGCCCTATCCAAGAACAAATTCGCTGATTACATATCAAACGGAGCACCTCCATTTTGCAATATAGATTTCAGCGGATTCAGAAATATGTTCTCGCAAATTACACAAATTGCAGGACTCTATAAAAGCAACTAACCACGAAAGGGGCAAATTTATTCTCCTGGCCCAACTCGCTCGCATTTCCAACACGCTTTCCTCGGCCCAACCGACAGGTTTCGCCTTGCATGGCGAGCGAGGTAGCCTGGAAATAACGCGTGGAAAAGGCTTCGCCGTTTTCCACCCTACGTTCCGGCAACGTCGATGCGTCGGCGGTGTGGGCGGGTGAGATGGCGTAGGGTGGATAACGCTTTGCTTATCCACCGATACGGACCTCCCGCCAACACAACGCTCAAGGATGAGCCGCCATGTCTCGATACCGCCGCGCCCAGGTGCCGGGCGCAACCTATTTCTTCACGGTTAACCTGCGTAACCGCCGCAGCGACATTCTTGTCCGTCACATCGACCTACTTCGAGAGACGGTACGCGCCACCAAGGACCGCCATCCCTTCCATATCGACGCCTGGGTCGTCCTGCCTGATCACATGCATTGCATCTGGACGCTACCGGATGGCGACGCTGATTTCGCGCTGCGCTGGAAGGTCATCAAGTTCGCGTTTGCAAGGCGGCTGCCGAAAACGGAGGTACTGACCGCAACGCAACGATCCCGCGGTGAGCGAGGGATCTGGCAACGGCGATATTGGGAACATCTGATTCGTGACGAACGCGACTACCGGCACCACGTCGACTACGTCCACCTCAATCCATTGAAACATGGGTGGGTTACCCGCATTGCAGATTGGCCCTTCTCCAGCTTTCACCGAGCCGTGAAGGCGAGGCTCTACCCCACCGGCTGGTGCGGCGAACAGCTGCCTATTTCTGGGCATTAAACAAGCCCTACTCTGTGCCCCGATACGCCGGGGCAATGATGGGGTGAGGGGTTTTCGCGCGGCGAGACCCATATGTCCAGATCGTGTTTCCGTTGCTTACTTTTCTGTGCACCGGCCCGCGCCTTGGGAGCAAAGAAGTGAGGCGACCGATGGGGTACAACAGCTTCATACAAACGACTCAAAAGCTGCGACCAGACGTCACTTTAGAAGCACCCACGAGAAACAGGGCGCAGAACACATTTTTCAAAATCGGGGAGCGCAGCCAGCGTCCTGCTCTGCTGAAATACCCATAGCCAATCAGGGCTCAATTAAAGAACTTCGAGGGATAGCACGCGTATGGATACCCGTTTTCTAACCCTCATGGAATTCCAGAACGTCTATTTCTACCGATTTATTACTCTCGCCATTTTCGTGACAACCGGTGTTCTTTTGTTATTCATTTTTCCGGAAATGAAGCGCTCCGAGATATCCGTGGTGGTACCGGTGCTTTTCATCCTGTGGGGTCGCTTTGCCGTTGAGTACGTCCGCCTTAAGAAGTGTGGCCCTGCGTTTATCCATAACGACGAACTGGTGATTTCCCGCGACGGGGGCCACCGGCAAATTCCCTTGACCCGCATTCGCTCGGTTACCTCCAAACACAGCCTGTTCATGGTGCGCCGTTATCGCTCGTGGACGGATCACCTGGCATTTCTGCAGGTGACGCTGAACAACGGCGAGCGCGTTTACACCCTGGCTGAGAGCAAAGTGTTTGAATACCCGGCGGGCAAGAACACGCTGGCCGCGATTCAGGCTGCTCTTCTCGCGGCCAAGACAAAGAGCCTTACATCACGGCAGGCAAGCCATGACGCGGAGCGTTCCACTTAGGGAGTTCGCCTGGAAGCGAAGTAGCCTGGAAGAAACGTGGAAAAGGCTTCGCCGTTTTCCACCCTACCGTCCGGCAACGTCGATGCGTCAGGGTGAGGTCAGGTGAAATGACGAGGGTGGATAACGCTTTGCTAATCCACCGATACGGACCTCCCGCCAACACAACGCTCAAGGATGAGCCGCCATGTCCCGATCCCCCGCGCCGATGTGCCAGGTGCCACCTCTCTTCACGGTCAATCTGCGTAACTGTCGACGCGAGCTACTCGGTCCGCCATGCCGATCTGCTAGGCGAAACTGTCCGCGCCACTAATGACCGGCCCCCGTCCATATCGATGCCTGGGTCGTCCTGCCTGATCACATGCATGGGTTCTGAACACTACCGGACGGCGATGCCGCTTTAGCGCTGCGCTGGAATATCTACAAGTTCGCGTTTGCAAAGCGGCTGCCGAATACGCACTGGCTGCATCAGGTCGCCGTTTCGTTCGCCAGGGAACCATCGATGCTGTATGCGCGGGCCTGCCTGCGATAGAAGGCCTGAATGGCCCATACCACCCCGCAAAAGAGCAAGCCTGTCCCGATGGCTTCGGTGGGAGCGGGCCAGCGGTCGTGAACGAGCAGGCCAAGTACGGTTGCATAGAGCGTTTGGCTGGCAATCAACTGCGCGCTGAGCGCCAGAGGCAGACGCCGGGTTGCGACAGACCACGCCCAGGCACCGGCAAGCGTCGCGCCGAATCCTTGGATCAACCCGCATATAAAGAGCGCATCTGTACCAACCAACCCGCTTGGTTGGCTGGCGTAATTGGAAAGCTTCAGATACAGCCCCACCGGGATGAAAGCCAGCATCTCTACGCTGCACATAAAAATCAGCATGGCGGACCAGAGCATGGGTGACATGCCTGGGCGTCGGGCCAGGGCGCTTTCGTTCAACAAGCCGAAGCCAGTCCAGGAGGCGATTGCCAGCAGGGAAACTAACAGCCCAAGCAGTATCGAACTGGTAGAGCGCATTTGCGTTGCACTGCTGAAATCAAACACGCTCAAGTTGAC encodes:
- a CDS encoding reverse transcriptase: MDSFYPFIPNPPYKISNNTELANLLKIPVARLTYYAYYLPDEQKYTSFNIRKRNGNPRLIEAPIKGLKDIQRAISVYLYEQYKPRSCVFAYVQGKGIVEHASIHIGQRWLLRFDLKDFFHTIKTSRISGLLRRPPYSLAKGPAETIARICSKDGRLTQGSPSSPVISNLLCKGLDYKIKELAAKNKCYYSRYADDIFISNNGSVFPSAIAIRTLEGTAELSLALQEIVSASGFQINKSKTTLRMRSERQIVTGIIVNRKSNIPKEFLNSVRAALYAWERFGLEAAENYWRKNIDPKNGFNQEDKEGPRLRWVIRGKINHIAHVKGYSDSTFLSLARRLQSLDSSYKIDEQKILHALTDEIHIYTEGITDTKHIESALKNFKKNQEFSNLNLVLKTPRKPGSASLKSLCESLSVAPQKQLTICIFDRDEPNIIKEMGGSSSNYRDHTNNVFSMIIPTPDFRDANEPLCIEHLYKDEAIYIKDSHGRRLYSKHEFDSLGCHTLEPGLFCRISKNTLIYDDNVIELSKKANIALSKNKFADYISNGAPPFCNIDFSGFRNMFSQITQIAGLYKSN
- a CDS encoding transposase, translating into MSRYRRAQVPGATYFFTVNLRNRRSDILVRHIDLLRETVRATKDRHPFHIDAWVVLPDHMHCIWTLPDGDADFALRWKVIKFAFARRLPKTEVLTATQRSRGERGIWQRRYWEHLIRDERDYRHHVDYVHLNPLKHGWVTRIADWPFSSFHRAVKARLYPTGWCGEQLPISGH
- a CDS encoding EamA/RhaT family transporter, which produces MIVGLLAAIAATFSWSLLYIFPSLIGEYSLFDLAVVSYGFAGLGSLLVLFVYRSEVKKLKLTDWAWAALLGFLGYIGYFFLITTAVLAAGPVIPPVMMGSVPIVLAIAGNMRSASVPWRAIAGPLMVAALGIGLVNLSVFDFSSATQMRSTSSILLGLLVSLLAIASWTGFGLLNESALARRPGMSPMLWSAMLIFMCSVEMLAFIPVGLYLKLSNYASQPSGLVGTDALFICGLIQGFGATLAGAWAWSVATRRLPLALSAQLIASQTLYATVLGLLVHDRWPAPTEAIGTGLLFCGVVWAIQAFYRRQARAYSIDGSLANETAT